Proteins encoded together in one Synergistaceae bacterium window:
- a CDS encoding TRAP transporter small permease → MTFIFDSIATVDRWVLKIEKLLLCLAIPVMILMGALQILSRFVIQTPIPWSEGLLTFLFVWTSFVGASLALAGRTHFQVDLFTLFFPPYVQKILDIIVDITVFGFCIFLVLEGNFLMWKNSRQIIGLLQISIFWGFLCLPFSGGCMLLHTLTHLIQTLRGKN, encoded by the coding sequence ATGACCTTTATTTTCGACAGTATTGCAACAGTGGACAGATGGGTACTAAAAATAGAAAAACTGCTCCTTTGCCTGGCCATCCCCGTCATGATCCTGATGGGAGCGCTGCAAATCCTCAGTCGCTTCGTCATTCAGACGCCCATCCCCTGGTCGGAGGGTCTCCTGACTTTTCTTTTCGTGTGGACGAGTTTCGTGGGAGCTTCTTTGGCCCTCGCGGGGAGAACGCACTTCCAGGTAGACCTTTTCACTCTGTTTTTTCCTCCATACGTGCAGAAGATTTTGGACATTATCGTGGATATAACGGTGTTCGGTTTTTGCATCTTCCTTGTTCTGGAGGGTAATTTCCTGATGTGGAAAAACAGCAGACAGATCATCGGCCTGCTCCAGATCAGCATTTTCTGGGGATTTTTATGTCTTCCTTTTTCCGGTGGATGCATGCTGCTTCATACCCTGACCCATCTCATTCAAACGTTGCGGGGGAAAAACTGA